One window from the genome of Candidatus Thermoplasmatota archaeon encodes:
- a CDS encoding rubredoxin, with product MDNYQCNVCGYIYDPEKGDPTQNIEPGTAFEDLPKDWTCPECGAGKDEFTKV from the coding sequence ATGGACAACTACCAGTGTAATGTCTGTGGATACATCTACGACCCGGAGAAGGGGGATCCTACCCAGAACATCGAACCGGGCACGGCTTTCGAGGATTTGCCTAAAGACTGGACCTGCCCTGAGTGCGGCGCAGGGAAGGACGAGTTCACCAAGGTTTGA
- the sdhC gene encoding succinate dehydrogenase, cytochrome b556 subunit: protein MNIGKFKWLFGRNSEFWPTNMKTGMWAWVGHRLTGLALVVYVFMHLSFLTTASLSEGGADFDKLMATTSQPLFVAMDFMLVIIVIYHAMNGFRIMLFDLGVGIRRQKLVFWICMAVSAVLIVGGLWAIWHLVIVPGGA, encoded by the coding sequence ATGAACATAGGCAAATTCAAGTGGTTGTTTGGCAGAAACAGCGAATTCTGGCCGACGAACATGAAGACTGGCATGTGGGCATGGGTCGGGCACAGGCTAACTGGCCTCGCACTCGTCGTCTACGTTTTCATGCACCTGTCGTTCTTGACAACGGCATCACTGAGCGAGGGCGGAGCGGACTTCGACAAGCTGATGGCGACGACCTCTCAGCCGCTCTTCGTCGCCATGGACTTCATGCTGGTAATCATCGTGATATATCATGCGATGAACGGCTTCAGGATCATGCTCTTCGACCTCGGCGTCGGCATCAGACGCCAGAAGCTTGTTTTCTGGATATGCATGGCCGTTTCCGCCGTGCTCATAGTCGGCGGTCTCTGGGCTATATGGCATCTGGTAATCGTGCCAGGGGGTGCATAA
- a CDS encoding homoserine dehydrogenase — translation MILRLVVIGFGNVGKEFVRLLLSKREWLLKNKGLDVEVLAIATKSRGSLISNRALDLEKVLGHFKDQGNLKGFGPENTQLSPMEIIGKTDADMMVELTTLNVETGQPAIDHIKAAFNMSMDVITANKGPIAHAYKDLRNMARSRGVHFRFEGTVMDGTPIFNLVEKTLPGCEITGLEGILNSTSNFVLAKMDVGMTMDAAIREAQSRGIAEADPSLDIDGWDASAKIAALANVLMDADTDPKKVARKGIREITSADIEAAAKKGKKIKLIASAKPVGESVELSVSPQMVGPDSPLWSVDGTSSALTIKTDLMGDLTIIEGSGEVSQTAYAIFSDLILTVEAIRNGTI, via the coding sequence ATGATACTGAGACTTGTGGTAATCGGTTTTGGGAACGTTGGCAAGGAGTTCGTCCGCCTACTGCTTTCGAAACGCGAATGGCTCTTGAAGAACAAGGGATTGGACGTCGAGGTGCTCGCAATAGCTACGAAGAGTCGGGGTTCGCTAATCTCGAATCGAGCTCTTGACCTCGAGAAGGTGCTTGGACATTTCAAAGACCAAGGTAATCTCAAGGGGTTCGGACCCGAGAACACTCAACTCTCTCCGATGGAAATAATCGGCAAGACCGATGCGGACATGATGGTCGAGCTCACGACTCTGAACGTCGAGACCGGACAGCCAGCGATTGACCACATCAAGGCTGCGTTCAACATGAGCATGGATGTGATCACGGCGAACAAAGGACCGATAGCCCATGCATACAAGGACCTAAGGAACATGGCCAGGTCCAGAGGAGTGCACTTCAGGTTCGAGGGCACGGTCATGGACGGCACCCCGATCTTCAACCTGGTGGAGAAGACCCTGCCCGGTTGTGAGATAACTGGCCTCGAGGGGATACTCAACAGCACCTCCAACTTCGTGCTCGCCAAGATGGATGTTGGCATGACGATGGATGCCGCCATCAGAGAGGCCCAATCGAGAGGGATCGCCGAAGCTGACCCGTCGTTGGACATCGACGGCTGGGACGCATCCGCGAAGATCGCAGCCCTTGCGAATGTCCTAATGGACGCTGACACAGACCCGAAGAAGGTCGCACGGAAAGGCATTAGAGAAATCACGAGCGCGGATATCGAGGCGGCCGCGAAGAAGGGTAAGAAGATCAAGCTGATTGCCAGTGCAAAACCAGTGGGCGAGTCGGTCGAACTGTCGGTCAGCCCTCAGATGGTGGGGCCTGACAGCCCATTATGGTCGGTTGATGGGACTTCGAGCGCACTCACGATCAAGACGGACCTCATGGGTGACCTGACGATCATTGAGGGGAGTGGAGAGGTCTCACAGACCGCATATGCGATATTCTCCGACCTCATCCTGACGGTAGAAGCAATCAGGAACGGCACCATCTGA
- a CDS encoding ferritin family protein, with product MEDPISAMPPVPYQGTVMPLESSKTGALETLRNAIQMEIEGKDFFERAIGMVEHQRSKDTFISLVKQEQRHVDILAEELRRLEHGGEWASLQDMKRSAPTFARVSVFQDKAFRHLKLSPDAGELDVLKVGIEVEQKSIEYYRSAGSRTDDTRAREVFNWLVGEEAGHLTILNAEYENRTKSGFYYDNMEFSLETF from the coding sequence GTGGAAGATCCTATATCCGCGATGCCGCCTGTTCCATACCAGGGGACGGTGATGCCGTTGGAGAGCAGCAAGACGGGCGCGTTGGAAACACTGAGGAACGCCATCCAGATGGAGATTGAAGGAAAGGATTTCTTTGAGCGCGCTATTGGAATGGTGGAACATCAGCGCTCCAAGGACACTTTCATCAGCCTCGTGAAACAAGAGCAGAGGCATGTCGACATACTGGCCGAGGAGCTGAGACGGCTGGAACACGGAGGAGAATGGGCGTCGTTGCAGGATATGAAGCGAAGCGCCCCTACATTCGCGAGGGTTTCGGTCTTCCAGGACAAGGCCTTCAGGCATCTGAAGCTCAGCCCGGACGCGGGTGAACTCGATGTCCTGAAAGTAGGCATAGAAGTCGAGCAGAAGTCGATCGAGTACTACAGGAGCGCAGGCTCCCGCACGGATGACACGAGGGCAAGGGAGGTCTTCAACTGGCTCGTCGGGGAGGAGGCTGGGCACCTGACGATCCTCAACGCTGAGTATGAGAACAGGACCAAATCTGGGTTCTATTACGACAATATGGAGTTCAGCCTCGAGACCTTCTGA